One Mugil cephalus isolate CIBA_MC_2020 chromosome 10, CIBA_Mcephalus_1.1, whole genome shotgun sequence genomic window carries:
- the cd9a gene encoding CD9 molecule a isoform X1 codes for MAALSGGEMCIKYLMFAFNLIFWLAGTAVLAVGLWLRLDGKTKGLFEGTDAPYVFCSGVYILIGVGALMMVLGFLGCCGAIQESPCMLGLFFCFLLIIFAIEVAAGVWGFSNQSKVVQDITNFYTQTYNNYKETRDENLKQTLLVIHKELNCCGPKGIAEETEKDTCSRGEPLQDFITESCPDAIDKVFDSKLHIIAGVGVTVGIVLVFGMIFSMLLCCAIRKSREVV; via the exons ATGGCTGCGTTGTCGGGAGGAGAGATGTGCATCAAATACCTGATGTTTGCCTTCAACCTGATATTCTGG cttGCAGGCACTGCAGTATTGGCTGTAGGCCTGTGGCTCAGATTGGATGGAAAGACCAAAGGCCTGTTTGAAGGAACAGATGCTCCTTATGTGTTTTGCTCAG gtgtataTATCCTGATAGGAGTCGGAGCGCTGATGATGGTGCTGGGCTTTCTGGGATGTTGTGGGGCCATCCAGGAATCCCCCTGTATGCTGGGACTG ttcttctgcttcctgctaATCATTTTTGCCATCGAGGTTGCTGCAGGAGTCTGGGGATTTTCCAACCAGAGCAAG GTCGTGCAAGACATCACAAATTTCTACACGCAGACgtacaacaactacaaagagacgcGAGATGAGAACCTCAAACAGACACTGCTGGTGATTCACAAGGAG CTGAACTGTTGTGGTCCAAAGGGTATTGCCGAAGAAACCGAAAAAGACACTTGTTCCAGAGGAGAGCCACTTCAGGATTTTATTACTGAG AGCTGTCCTGATGCAATTGACAAGGTGTTTGACTCCAAGCTACACATCATAGCAGGAGTAGGCGTCACTGTTGGAATTGTTCTG GTGTTTGGGATGATCTTCAGCATGCTCCTGTGCTGCGCCATCAGGAAGTCTCGGGAGGTGGTGTGA
- the cd9a gene encoding CD9 molecule a isoform X2 — MAVVGGIGCLKHFTFVVNLLIGLAGTAVLAVGLWLRLDGKTKGLFEGTDAPYVFCSGVYILIGVGALMMVLGFLGCCGAIQESPCMLGLFFCFLLIIFAIEVAAGVWGFSNQSKVVQDITNFYTQTYNNYKETRDENLKQTLLVIHKELNCCGPKGIAEETEKDTCSRGEPLQDFITESCPDAIDKVFDSKLHIIAGVGVTVGIVLVFGMIFSMLLCCAIRKSREVV, encoded by the exons ATGGCTGTCGTCGGAGGAATCGGGTGtttgaaacatttcacatttgtcgTCAACTTGTTAATCGGG cttGCAGGCACTGCAGTATTGGCTGTAGGCCTGTGGCTCAGATTGGATGGAAAGACCAAAGGCCTGTTTGAAGGAACAGATGCTCCTTATGTGTTTTGCTCAG gtgtataTATCCTGATAGGAGTCGGAGCGCTGATGATGGTGCTGGGCTTTCTGGGATGTTGTGGGGCCATCCAGGAATCCCCCTGTATGCTGGGACTG ttcttctgcttcctgctaATCATTTTTGCCATCGAGGTTGCTGCAGGAGTCTGGGGATTTTCCAACCAGAGCAAG GTCGTGCAAGACATCACAAATTTCTACACGCAGACgtacaacaactacaaagagacgcGAGATGAGAACCTCAAACAGACACTGCTGGTGATTCACAAGGAG CTGAACTGTTGTGGTCCAAAGGGTATTGCCGAAGAAACCGAAAAAGACACTTGTTCCAGAGGAGAGCCACTTCAGGATTTTATTACTGAG AGCTGTCCTGATGCAATTGACAAGGTGTTTGACTCCAAGCTACACATCATAGCAGGAGTAGGCGTCACTGTTGGAATTGTTCTG GTGTTTGGGATGATCTTCAGCATGCTCCTGTGCTGCGCCATCAGGAAGTCTCGGGAGGTGGTGTGA
- the bbs10 gene encoding Bardet-Biedl syndrome 10 protein isoform X2 produces MCLVECVSEEEISLFAQLSGSTPVSDCLTIEPKHVATLAFCRPVLLGAHRYVHVAFHDSEDRTTFKPCSLVICASGEGQTEQYVRAFRDAIHVLLTTWEPIHVTAASKTTLQSHKFTSLDKYNQTDRTTYTPPSIYPPHKCVYEPGCMIPVGGAFEFLLSRALLSDSVSDHTGVGIPVSQLLAKALLSVPRQIYSHSPRHFLQTQTRVMSFTQNHSRPFSLVDKQEPNTNPVQNEGPPGGSKPNLHCCRKGDMLSKAFTSDLGLESVSCKYQLLLAVLQCVTSLLRVDAMLRTHTVLHSKSCRLTNISWKDTEGEAED; encoded by the exons ATGTGCCTTGTGGAGTGTGTCAGTGAAGAGGAGATTTCTCTCTTTGCCCAACTAAGTGGGTCCACGCCGGTCTCAGACTGCTTGACGATTGAACCAAAGCATGTTGCTACGCTGGCTTTTTGTCGACCTGTACTGCTGGGAGCCCACAG ATACGTCCACGTGGCTTTCCACGATTCAGAAGACAGGACCACATTCAAACCCTGTAGTCTTGTAATCTGTGCCTCAGGTGAAGGGCAGACAGAACAGTATGTACGAGCGTTTCGAGATGCCATTCACGTGCTACTTACAACTTGGGAGCCTATACATGTGACTGCAGCATCAAAAACAACCTTGCAGTCGCACAAATTCACATCCTTAGATAAGTACAACCAGACTGACCGCACCACATACACACCGCCCAGTATATACCCCCCCCATAAATGTGTGTATGAGCCAGGTTGTATGATACCTGTAGGTGGGGCATTTGAGTTTCTCCTAAGCCGTGCCCTCCTCAGTGATTCAGTTTCTGATCATACTGGTGTAGGTATTCCTGTTTCCCAGCTCTTGGCCAAGGCTCTATTGAGCGTGCCCCGACAGATTTACTCCCACAGTCCGCgacatttcctccagactcagaCCAGGGTCATGAGTTTTACTCAAAATCATTCCCGCCCGTTCAGTCTGGTAGATAAACAAGAACCCAACACAAACCCTGTACAGAATGAAGGTCCTCCAGGGGGTAGTAAACCAAACTTACATTGTTGTAGGAAGGGTGACATGTTATCAAAAGCTTTCACGTCGGACTTGGGACTCGAATCCGTCTCCTGTAAATACCAACTGCTTCTGGCTGTTCTGCAGTGTGTGACCAGTCTCCTGCGGGTGGACGCCATGCTGCGTACACACACTGTCTTACACTCAAAATCATGCAGACTCACAAACATTTCCTGGAAGGACACAGAGGGCGAAGCTGAGGACTGA
- the bbs10 gene encoding Bardet-Biedl syndrome 10 protein isoform X1, producing MEHLHMKHILQTVSVLEAVILRSFGPEGGQVLFTRDTGQAMLSRSGTHILTALQLENPIARMVVECVWKHSSVTGDGSKTFILLLASLLRMIHTIANKEPNVSSSYNSTEAAASAAARHLADKLLAFALKDLDDLIAVEVVPYGCCISWEDFTAKKQTPTHANSHIKNLLAPFFHTRLGFAHCDFISDLTCQLLNNWKFKNESPSFCLQFLDDNFPALHTTVSGFPISTSRLIEGQVIHRDFATPCLRIDRQPIKAVVFTGSLHPKLFNTGEVLGLMDKRSIVDFSAWSVKALECIIENLKTLGVSVLVSTVKQSPAVLSLATQAEMCLVECVSEEEISLFAQLSGSTPVSDCLTIEPKHVATLAFCRPVLLGAHRYVHVAFHDSEDRTTFKPCSLVICASGEGQTEQYVRAFRDAIHVLLTTWEPIHVTAASKTTLQSHKFTSLDKYNQTDRTTYTPPSIYPPHKCVYEPGCMIPVGGAFEFLLSRALLSDSVSDHTGVGIPVSQLLAKALLSVPRQIYSHSPRHFLQTQTRVMSFTQNHSRPFSLVDKQEPNTNPVQNEGPPGGSKPNLHCCRKGDMLSKAFTSDLGLESVSCKYQLLLAVLQCVTSLLRVDAMLRTHTVLHSKSCRLTNISWKDTEGEAED from the exons ATGGAGCATCTCCACATGAAACATATCCTGCAGACGGTATCGGTCCTGGAGGCCGTGATCCTTCGCAGCTTTGGCCCCGAAGGAGGACAGGTGCTGTTCACCCGAGACACGGGACAGGCGATGTTGAGCCGCAGTgggacacacattctcacagcCCTCCAGCTAGAGAATCCAATAGCCAG GATGGTGGTGGAGTGTGTCTGGAAGCACAGCTCTGTCACGGGCGATGGATCCAAGACCTTTATCCTCCTGCTTGCGTCATTACTACGGATGATTCATACAATAGCCAACAAGGAGCCTAATGTGTCTAGCTCTTATAATTCCACAGAAGCAGCAGCGAGTGCCGCTGCCAGACACTTGGCTGACAAACTGCTTGCATTTGCGTTGAAAGACTTGGACGATCTCATTGCTGTGGAAGTGGTCCCTTATGGATGTTGCATTTCGTGGGAGGActtcactgcaaaaaaacaaacaccaactcACGCAAACAGTCATATTAAAAACCTGCTGGCACCTTTCTTTCATACACGTCTTGGTTTCGCGCACTGCGACTTTATCAGTGACCTCACGTGTCAACTGCTAAATAactggaaatttaaaaatgagtCGCCTTCATTCTGTCTTCAGTTTTTAGATGACAATTTCCCTGCACTGCATACGACTGTATCAGGCTTCCCCATTAGCACTTCACGTTTGATTGAGGGGCAGGTAATTCATCGGGACTTTGCTACGCCATGCCTGCGGATTGACCGCCAGCCAATTAAAGCTGTGGTCTTCACGGGGTCCCTGCATCCAAAATTGTTTAATACAGGAGAAGTGCTTGGATTGATGGACAAAAGAAGTATAGTGGACTTTAGTGCCTGGTCGGTAAAGGCACTAGAGTGCATTATTGAAAATCTGAAGACTTTGGGTGTGTCTGTACTTGTGTCTACAGTGAAACAGTCTCCTGCTGTCCTGTCCTTAGCCACACAGGCAGAGATGTGCCTTGTGGAGTGTGTCAGTGAAGAGGAGATTTCTCTCTTTGCCCAACTAAGTGGGTCCACGCCGGTCTCAGACTGCTTGACGATTGAACCAAAGCATGTTGCTACGCTGGCTTTTTGTCGACCTGTACTGCTGGGAGCCCACAG ATACGTCCACGTGGCTTTCCACGATTCAGAAGACAGGACCACATTCAAACCCTGTAGTCTTGTAATCTGTGCCTCAGGTGAAGGGCAGACAGAACAGTATGTACGAGCGTTTCGAGATGCCATTCACGTGCTACTTACAACTTGGGAGCCTATACATGTGACTGCAGCATCAAAAACAACCTTGCAGTCGCACAAATTCACATCCTTAGATAAGTACAACCAGACTGACCGCACCACATACACACCGCCCAGTATATACCCCCCCCATAAATGTGTGTATGAGCCAGGTTGTATGATACCTGTAGGTGGGGCATTTGAGTTTCTCCTAAGCCGTGCCCTCCTCAGTGATTCAGTTTCTGATCATACTGGTGTAGGTATTCCTGTTTCCCAGCTCTTGGCCAAGGCTCTATTGAGCGTGCCCCGACAGATTTACTCCCACAGTCCGCgacatttcctccagactcagaCCAGGGTCATGAGTTTTACTCAAAATCATTCCCGCCCGTTCAGTCTGGTAGATAAACAAGAACCCAACACAAACCCTGTACAGAATGAAGGTCCTCCAGGGGGTAGTAAACCAAACTTACATTGTTGTAGGAAGGGTGACATGTTATCAAAAGCTTTCACGTCGGACTTGGGACTCGAATCCGTCTCCTGTAAATACCAACTGCTTCTGGCTGTTCTGCAGTGTGTGACCAGTCTCCTGCGGGTGGACGCCATGCTGCGTACACACACTGTCTTACACTCAAAATCATGCAGACTCACAAACATTTCCTGGAAGGACACAGAGGGCGAAGCTGAGGACTGA